The Mycolicibacterium mageritense genome contains a region encoding:
- a CDS encoding aldo/keto reductase: MTSSPPGGTGTLGEHTVARIGYGAMGLGRQLPQHDAAAVLRRAVEHGVNHIDTASFYDHGVVNRRIRDALAPYADDLVIVSKVGARPATGPIPLALAQHPADLRAAVELDLAGLGLEQIPVVNLRRADIGPGVTATGDQIVDLDDQLAEMIALRDEGKIGAIGISTVDADTLRRALPAGIVCVQNAYNLLNRTHEDERALCTEHGIAWVPYFPLGSGFPGFPKVAENAVVQRIAAELGATGAQVGLAWLLAHAPNTLLIAGTTSVAHLEQNLAAGEIRLNPTQLAELDAIETELADGDGVEAFLDERR; encoded by the coding sequence ATGACCTCATCACCCCCAGGCGGCACCGGCACGCTCGGCGAGCACACCGTGGCCCGCATCGGCTACGGCGCCATGGGTCTCGGGCGCCAACTCCCGCAGCACGACGCGGCGGCCGTGCTGCGGCGGGCGGTCGAGCACGGCGTCAACCACATCGACACCGCGTCGTTCTACGACCACGGGGTGGTGAACCGGCGCATCCGCGACGCGCTCGCGCCGTACGCCGACGATCTGGTGATCGTGAGCAAGGTCGGGGCCCGGCCCGCGACGGGACCGATTCCGCTGGCCCTGGCGCAGCATCCGGCCGACCTGCGCGCTGCCGTCGAACTGGATCTCGCCGGTCTCGGCCTCGAGCAGATTCCCGTGGTGAACCTGCGGCGCGCCGACATCGGCCCGGGCGTCACGGCCACGGGCGACCAGATCGTCGACCTGGACGATCAGCTGGCCGAGATGATTGCGCTGCGCGACGAGGGCAAGATCGGCGCGATCGGCATCAGCACCGTCGACGCCGATACCCTGCGTCGCGCCCTGCCCGCCGGCATCGTCTGCGTGCAGAACGCGTACAACCTGCTCAACCGCACGCACGAGGACGAGCGGGCACTGTGCACCGAGCACGGGATCGCCTGGGTGCCCTACTTCCCGCTGGGGTCGGGCTTCCCCGGTTTTCCGAAGGTCGCGGAAAACGCCGTGGTGCAACGCATCGCGGCCGAGCTGGGTGCCACGGGCGCGCAGGTCGGGCTGGCCTGGCTGTTGGCGCACGCCCCCAACACCCTGCTGATCGCGGGCACCACTTCGGTGGCACACCTGGAACAGAACCTGGCCGCCGGCGAGATCCGCCTCAACCCAACACAACTCGCCGAGCTGGACGCGATCGAGACCGAGCTAGCCGACGGTGATGGCGTCGAGGCGTTCCTTGATGAACGCCGATGA
- a CDS encoding isopenicillin N synthase family dioxygenase → MSAIATVDISRWYAGGADAEAVAAEVDAGLQRAGFIVVTGHGVDPDLAARVRAASREFFALPDEVKRRYSVPVGGHGWIGPGAEANGYAEGTETPPDLKESYSLGAETATGDPEVDRIWFAPNVWPTEVPALQPLVEEYTAAMRKLSDDLLALFAQALGLPANPFEALADRPTWTMNINHYPPVSVVGEPEPGQFRIGPHTDFGTVTILDREPGAGGLQVYSDQEGWEDAPWEPGSLTVNIGDLLEYWSGRRWPSGRHRVLPPQPHAPEEDLVSLIYFYEANHDALVIPLEPPIGKVSGLQPVTSSAFIKERLDAITVG, encoded by the coding sequence ATGAGTGCCATTGCGACAGTTGACATCTCCCGGTGGTATGCGGGCGGTGCTGATGCCGAGGCGGTGGCGGCCGAGGTCGATGCGGGCTTGCAGCGGGCCGGCTTCATCGTCGTCACGGGCCACGGCGTGGACCCTGACCTGGCGGCCCGGGTGCGTGCGGCGAGCCGGGAGTTCTTCGCGCTGCCCGACGAGGTCAAGCGGCGATATTCGGTTCCGGTCGGCGGGCACGGCTGGATCGGGCCGGGCGCGGAAGCCAACGGCTACGCCGAGGGCACCGAGACCCCGCCGGACCTGAAGGAGAGTTACAGCCTGGGGGCCGAGACCGCGACGGGTGACCCCGAGGTCGACCGCATCTGGTTCGCGCCCAACGTGTGGCCCACCGAGGTGCCTGCCCTGCAGCCCCTGGTCGAGGAGTACACCGCGGCGATGCGGAAACTCTCCGACGACCTGCTGGCGCTGTTCGCGCAGGCGCTGGGGCTGCCCGCCAATCCCTTTGAGGCGCTGGCAGATCGGCCCACCTGGACCATGAACATCAACCACTATCCGCCCGTCAGCGTGGTGGGCGAACCGGAACCAGGCCAGTTCCGCATCGGTCCGCACACCGACTTCGGCACGGTGACCATCCTCGACCGCGAGCCCGGCGCGGGTGGGCTGCAGGTCTACTCCGATCAGGAGGGCTGGGAGGACGCACCGTGGGAACCCGGATCGCTCACGGTCAACATCGGTGACCTGCTGGAGTACTGGAGCGGCCGACGGTGGCCGTCGGGGCGGCATCGCGTGCTGCCGCCGCAGCCGCACGCCCCGGAAGAAGATCTGGTGTCGCTGATCTACTTCTACGAGGCCAACCACGACGCGCTGGTCATTCCGTTGGAACCGCCGATCGGCAAGGTGTCGGGTCTGCAACCCGTGACGTCATCGGCGTTCATCAAGGAACGCCTCGACGCCATCACCGTCGGCTAG
- a CDS encoding GntR family transcriptional regulator, with product MTKSVEPLATAAPLPSSRRHQIADWLREQIVKGALPPGSQLKQDVLAAHLGASPGPVREALRQLESEGLVHHIPNRGAFVATVSAEELLGVLLPVRLAIEQFAVEAACADPAVLAELERLVALMDRAAGDDDLEQLNDLDVLFHETIVKSARSEHAMQLWASVQPRIRMQIYRLAKRHESPFAIPDEHRALLEAIRAGGPDGRRSALDTHIVASARELLAVAEPE from the coding sequence TTGACCAAGTCCGTGGAACCTCTGGCTACCGCCGCCCCGTTACCGTCGTCGCGGCGGCATCAGATCGCGGACTGGCTGCGTGAGCAGATCGTGAAGGGTGCGCTACCGCCGGGCTCGCAGCTCAAACAGGATGTGCTGGCCGCGCACCTCGGTGCCAGTCCGGGCCCCGTGCGGGAAGCGCTGCGGCAGCTGGAAAGTGAAGGGCTGGTCCACCACATCCCCAACCGCGGGGCCTTCGTGGCGACCGTGAGTGCCGAAGAGTTGCTGGGTGTGTTGCTCCCGGTCCGGCTCGCCATCGAGCAGTTCGCGGTCGAGGCGGCCTGCGCCGACCCCGCAGTGCTGGCCGAGCTCGAGCGCCTGGTGGCGCTCATGGACAGGGCCGCGGGCGACGATGATCTCGAGCAGCTCAACGATCTCGACGTGCTGTTTCACGAGACGATCGTCAAGAGCGCGAGATCCGAACACGCCATGCAGCTGTGGGCCAGCGTGCAGCCACGCATCCGGATGCAGATCTATCGCCTCGCGAAGCGTCATGAAAGTCCGTTCGCGATCCCCGACGAACACCGTGCGCTGCTCGAGGCGATCCGGGCCGGCGGCCCCGACGGGCGTCGCTCGGCCCTCGACACCCATATCGTCGCCAGCGCCAGGGAGTTGCTCGCCGTCGCCGAGCCTGAGTAG
- a CDS encoding purine-cytosine permease family protein, whose product MTAAEPSTDGTYRDRIAAVEPGGNEFIAEADRHGKPSQLFWTWTSPNLEFATIFLGVLAVAVYGMTFWQAVAGMALGTGLGAVAHYFLSKRGPRHGVPQMVLGRLPFGFKGNAVPSLLMTVTAGIGWFATNSVSGAFALSSLAGVAPVLALVLVVVVQTALAVFGHNLVQAFERWAFPVLAVIFAITSVVILSKADLGAPAVAGGVGGMGGFLLTVGTAFGYVAGWAPYAADFTRYLPSSESGPRTGFFAAAGLFVSCLLLQVVGAASVTIGPAVSDNPTAAFTAELAPWLANLTLLAIAIGAIAANAINIYSGAMAFVTIGVKLPHHVARALATVFFGVVGFLIAWWALADAAASYEAFLLIIAYWIGPWLGVVFADQYLRGDQPVAHFLYDRSYTNWPGLVSFLIGLVVSVTLFCNQAKFVGFIAREVPQLGDITFFVGFLIAGGCYLVLCRSKLAAERAVTA is encoded by the coding sequence ATGACGGCGGCCGAGCCGAGCACCGACGGTACCTATCGCGATCGGATCGCGGCCGTCGAACCGGGTGGCAACGAGTTCATCGCAGAGGCCGACCGGCACGGCAAGCCAAGCCAGTTGTTCTGGACCTGGACCTCGCCCAACCTGGAGTTCGCCACGATCTTCCTGGGCGTGCTCGCGGTCGCCGTCTACGGCATGACCTTCTGGCAGGCGGTGGCCGGCATGGCGCTGGGCACCGGGCTCGGCGCCGTTGCGCACTACTTCCTCTCCAAACGCGGTCCGCGGCACGGCGTCCCGCAGATGGTGCTGGGCCGGCTGCCCTTCGGGTTCAAGGGCAACGCGGTGCCGTCGCTGTTGATGACGGTGACGGCGGGCATCGGATGGTTCGCGACCAACAGCGTCAGCGGAGCATTCGCGCTGTCGAGCCTCGCCGGGGTGGCGCCCGTGCTCGCGCTGGTGTTGGTCGTCGTGGTCCAGACCGCGCTCGCAGTGTTCGGCCACAACCTCGTGCAGGCCTTCGAGCGGTGGGCCTTCCCGGTGCTGGCGGTGATCTTCGCGATCACGTCGGTGGTGATCCTGAGCAAGGCCGACCTGGGCGCCCCGGCCGTCGCCGGAGGCGTCGGTGGCATGGGCGGTTTTCTGCTCACGGTCGGCACCGCGTTCGGGTACGTCGCAGGCTGGGCGCCGTACGCCGCGGACTTCACGCGTTATCTGCCGAGTTCGGAGTCGGGCCCGCGGACGGGCTTCTTCGCGGCGGCCGGGCTGTTCGTCTCATGTCTGCTGTTGCAAGTGGTCGGGGCCGCATCGGTGACCATCGGGCCGGCAGTGTCGGACAACCCGACCGCGGCGTTCACCGCCGAGCTGGCGCCCTGGCTGGCCAACCTGACCCTACTGGCCATCGCGATCGGGGCAATCGCCGCCAACGCCATCAACATCTATTCCGGCGCAATGGCTTTCGTGACCATCGGGGTCAAGCTGCCGCACCACGTGGCACGCGCCCTCGCCACGGTGTTCTTCGGCGTCGTCGGGTTTCTCATCGCCTGGTGGGCCCTGGCCGACGCCGCGGCAAGCTACGAGGCCTTCCTGCTGATCATCGCCTACTGGATCGGGCCGTGGCTGGGCGTGGTGTTCGCCGACCAGTACCTGCGCGGCGACCAGCCTGTCGCGCACTTTCTCTACGACCGGTCCTACACCAACTGGCCCGGGCTGGTGTCGTTCCTGATCGGCCTGGTGGTGTCGGTGACGTTGTTCTGCAACCAGGCGAAGTTCGTCGGATTCATCGCACGGGAGGTGCCCCAGTTGGGTGACATCACGTTCTTCGTCGGCTTCCTCATCGCGGGTGGCTGTTACCTGGTGTTGTGCCGGTCCAAGCTCGCGGCCGAGCGGGCGGTGACGGCATGA
- a CDS encoding transporter substrate-binding domain-containing protein — MRTRIRAAFVALAATAVVLAGCTSSGQAGTAHGSVLSKVLSSKKVTIGVFADAPPYGVMNSSGEYQGFDIDKARALADSLGAQVEFVSTTNASRIPMLETGKADVIIAALTNLDERAQVVALTRPYASEGQLVVVPANSPIHDYADLAGRTVAATRGSVPATILENEFPEAKPNLFEAVADSIQALRSGKVDALMESTAVVAGIRASEGAAVRVLDAPPLAPSFVSFGVKMGDQVWLNYLNNFILNYNISKAANESYNKWLGMDVPELIK, encoded by the coding sequence ATGCGCACACGGATCCGCGCGGCGTTCGTCGCGCTGGCAGCCACGGCGGTGGTGCTGGCCGGTTGCACATCGTCCGGCCAGGCAGGAACGGCTCATGGCAGCGTCTTGTCGAAGGTGCTGAGTTCCAAGAAAGTGACGATCGGCGTCTTCGCCGACGCACCGCCGTACGGCGTGATGAACAGCTCCGGGGAATACCAGGGCTTCGACATCGACAAGGCCAGGGCGCTCGCCGATTCGCTCGGCGCCCAAGTCGAATTCGTCAGCACCACAAACGCCAGCCGAATCCCCATGCTGGAGACCGGAAAAGCCGACGTCATCATCGCCGCCCTGACCAACCTCGACGAACGTGCCCAGGTGGTCGCCCTCACCCGGCCGTATGCGTCCGAAGGACAGCTCGTCGTCGTACCCGCCAACAGCCCGATCCACGACTACGCCGACCTCGCAGGGCGCACCGTCGCCGCGACGCGCGGCAGCGTGCCTGCCACGATCCTGGAAAACGAATTCCCCGAGGCCAAACCCAACCTTTTCGAAGCCGTCGCCGACTCGATCCAGGCGCTGCGCAGCGGAAAAGTCGACGCACTGATGGAGAGCACCGCCGTGGTCGCAGGCATCCGTGCCAGCGAAGGCGCTGCGGTACGTGTCCTCGATGCTCCCCCGCTCGCGCCGTCCTTCGTGTCCTTCGGGGTCAAGATGGGCGACCAAGTCTGGCTGAACTACCTGAACAACTTCATCCTCAACTACAACATCAGCAAGGCCGCCAACGAGTCCTACAACAAGTGGCTCGGCATGGACGTCCCTGAGCTCATCAAGTAA
- a CDS encoding nucleoside deaminase, producing MTPEQMLEVAVDEARKGLAEGGIPIGAALFSADGTLLGSGHNRRVQNDDPSIHAETDAFRAAGRQRGYRSTVMVTTLSPCWYCSGLVRQFNIGAVVIGESRTFTGGHDWLAEHGVAVTLLDDERCVAMMEEFIAERPDLWAEDIGE from the coding sequence ATGACACCCGAACAGATGCTGGAGGTCGCGGTCGACGAAGCGCGAAAAGGGCTGGCCGAGGGCGGCATTCCGATCGGTGCCGCGCTGTTCAGCGCCGACGGCACGCTGCTCGGCAGCGGTCACAACCGGAGGGTGCAGAACGACGACCCGTCGATCCACGCCGAGACCGACGCCTTCCGGGCCGCCGGCCGCCAGCGCGGGTACCGCTCCACCGTCATGGTGACCACGCTCTCGCCGTGCTGGTACTGCAGCGGCCTGGTGCGCCAGTTCAACATCGGGGCCGTGGTGATCGGGGAGAGCCGCACGTTCACCGGCGGCCACGATTGGCTCGCTGAACACGGTGTGGCGGTTACGCTGCTGGACGACGAGCGGTGCGTGGCGATGATGGAGGAATTCATCGCTGAACGGCCTGACCTGTGGGCGGAGGATATCGGCGAATGA